From Candidatus Hydrogenedentota bacterium, a single genomic window includes:
- a CDS encoding response regulator: protein MAPANSGYILVVDDAAFMRRMIAGIVRALGYDVLDAPDGANAIKTMKQDPPSLVVLDLLMPQMSGFEVCEWIRSNPATAHIPVIVCTADQERKHLALAIKAGASDILCKPVTKASLQERLNKHLHSTGASS, encoded by the coding sequence ATGGCGCCAGCAAACAGCGGCTACATACTGGTGGTTGACGATGCGGCGTTCATGCGCCGGATGATCGCCGGTATCGTTCGCGCGTTGGGCTATGACGTGCTGGATGCGCCGGACGGCGCGAACGCGATCAAGACGATGAAGCAGGATCCGCCGAGCCTTGTGGTTCTCGATTTGCTGATGCCCCAGATGTCGGGTTTCGAAGTGTGCGAGTGGATCCGGTCCAATCCCGCGACGGCCCATATTCCGGTGATCGTCTGTACGGCGGATCAGGAGCGGAAGCATCTTGCGCTGGCGATCAAGGCGGGGGCGAGTGATATCCTGTGCAAGCCGGTAACGAAGGCGAGCCTTCAAGAGCGGCTGAACAAGCACCTTCACTCCACGGGCGCTTCATCCTGA
- a CDS encoding phage tail family protein, producing the protein MAISVGSQVFDAATTVAREEYEIVGGKQSRAIRITGVVRGSSSLAELIETLDSIARSASETVPAEVSLREGRRLFARREAFSRELSLRSRVGCFVLDLRADDAWEESAVLHESSWEIGFSGATVDLSNSGNVATMPVVTLTAESDLELPTLGDGTRALTYQGTVPGGASLLFDAATRRVLLDGTDVTPYTTGDFPQLAPGNNTLEYTGDPSGGHFASAVVAFRDRWW; encoded by the coding sequence ATGGCGATCAGCGTAGGAAGCCAGGTCTTCGACGCCGCGACGACCGTGGCGCGGGAGGAATACGAGATAGTCGGCGGAAAGCAGTCTCGGGCCATACGGATCACCGGGGTGGTGCGCGGTAGCTCCAGTCTGGCGGAGCTGATCGAGACCCTGGACTCGATAGCCCGGTCCGCCTCGGAAACGGTGCCAGCCGAGGTATCTCTGCGCGAAGGCCGACGGCTCTTCGCGCGACGGGAGGCGTTTTCCCGGGAGCTGAGTCTCCGTTCACGCGTGGGCTGCTTCGTGCTCGATCTCCGCGCGGACGATGCGTGGGAGGAGTCCGCGGTCCTCCACGAGTCATCTTGGGAAATCGGCTTCTCGGGCGCCACGGTCGATCTATCCAACAGCGGCAACGTCGCGACCATGCCGGTGGTCACGTTGACGGCGGAAAGTGATCTGGAGCTGCCGACGCTTGGCGATGGCACGCGAGCGCTGACCTATCAGGGCACGGTGCCCGGCGGCGCGAGCCTCCTGTTCGACGCCGCAACACGCCGCGTCCTGCTGGACGGTACGGACGTGACGCCCTACACCACCGGGGACTTTCCCCAGTTGGCGCCTGGAAACAACACGCTGGAATACACGGGCGATCCGAGTGGCGGCCACTTCGCCAGTGCGGTCGTTGCCTTTCGTGATCGGTGGTGGTGA
- a CDS encoding thermonuclease family protein — protein MRYSVEIFDRAGLRVGSFDQVPLLEIERNGPDGVDRIEGLLPLSLDRFGVGYTVQVSLDGVLGVSARVVESRPAWGDTRRLILDRYVDFQELLAFVAERDRSEENRRVARSYKNQRVDVMVRDVLNSTLGPVRYSVAHEGYPDGAEREYGKFAARRAWTDALEVGGITTGQWVDAGRIDLTGAEAKDGDTISGLVVDGVAWPDLRLMMIDCEETSLNSHAIKRHPEIAAWTSDQYDRSAYKRRADDAKARLQNLLDTRGIDYIELNPHQDASGAFDDRVDAYGRYLGLVYGDGQCFNAAMVEEGHADVYLYDDGRYHVPEMALKDFYAYVGPHQESVEPCSTLVGAFEARGGALEVLTALAALGGGYVFRLDTLGVVHFRRGDRVDQVVTLDPVRTGVELGHDLRGLVNLLRIQGDPMHGGVDGYHAEDDSIDAFGTHFRYFAYFALSQADDAERLADGLLRDLAWPARAGRAVFHRGVAAIDVGALLEFRGPALVERDAPLTGVWGEALGERLVGRVNRVVHRIAGESVETRLDLTSPFRSVANPLSFITRSQDSLSAFFQFRLDDASIGMDTGFHLD, from the coding sequence ATGCGGTACAGCGTAGAGATTTTCGATCGCGCCGGGCTGCGCGTGGGTAGTTTTGACCAAGTCCCGCTCCTCGAAATCGAGCGCAACGGGCCGGACGGCGTGGACCGTATCGAAGGGCTGCTGCCCCTTTCCCTCGACCGCTTCGGCGTGGGCTACACGGTTCAGGTTTCACTGGATGGCGTGCTTGGGGTTTCGGCACGGGTCGTGGAGTCGCGCCCGGCCTGGGGCGACACCCGGCGGCTCATCCTGGATCGGTATGTGGATTTTCAGGAATTGCTGGCCTTCGTGGCCGAGCGGGATCGAAGCGAGGAAAACCGGCGCGTCGCCCGGAGTTACAAGAATCAGCGCGTGGACGTCATGGTGCGCGACGTGCTCAACAGCACACTGGGTCCAGTGCGCTATTCGGTGGCCCACGAGGGTTACCCCGATGGCGCGGAGCGTGAATATGGCAAGTTCGCCGCGCGCCGTGCCTGGACCGATGCGCTGGAGGTCGGCGGGATCACCACGGGTCAGTGGGTGGATGCCGGCCGCATCGATCTGACCGGTGCGGAAGCTAAGGATGGCGATACCATCTCCGGGCTGGTGGTCGACGGCGTGGCCTGGCCCGATCTCCGCCTGATGATGATCGACTGTGAAGAAACGAGCCTGAACAGTCACGCGATAAAGCGCCACCCGGAGATCGCGGCGTGGACCTCGGACCAGTACGACCGGAGCGCCTACAAGCGCCGTGCCGACGATGCGAAGGCGCGCCTGCAGAACCTGCTGGACACGCGAGGCATCGACTATATCGAACTCAATCCCCATCAGGATGCGAGCGGGGCCTTCGACGACCGCGTGGACGCTTACGGGCGCTACCTCGGGCTGGTTTATGGCGACGGACAGTGCTTCAACGCCGCGATGGTGGAAGAGGGCCATGCGGACGTGTATCTCTATGACGACGGCCGCTACCACGTTCCGGAAATGGCGCTGAAAGACTTCTACGCCTATGTCGGCCCCCATCAGGAATCGGTGGAGCCCTGCTCCACACTCGTGGGCGCCTTTGAGGCGCGGGGCGGCGCGCTCGAAGTATTGACGGCCCTCGCGGCGCTCGGTGGCGGTTATGTTTTTCGCCTGGATACGTTGGGCGTGGTCCACTTCCGGCGCGGCGATCGTGTGGACCAGGTGGTCACCCTCGATCCCGTGCGCACCGGCGTGGAGCTGGGTCATGATTTGCGCGGGCTGGTCAACCTCCTGCGCATTCAGGGCGACCCCATGCATGGCGGCGTGGATGGATACCACGCTGAGGACGACAGCATCGATGCGTTCGGTACGCATTTTCGTTACTTCGCTTACTTCGCTCTGAGCCAGGCGGATGACGCGGAACGACTGGCCGATGGGCTGCTGCGCGATCTCGCCTGGCCGGCGCGCGCGGGCAGGGCCGTCTTCCACCGGGGTGTGGCCGCGATTGATGTGGGTGCCTTGCTGGAATTTCGCGGTCCGGCCCTTGTGGAGCGGGACGCGCCCCTGACCGGTGTGTGGGGTGAAGCGCTGGGCGAGCGCCTCGTGGGCCGGGTGAACCGCGTGGTGCACCGGATTGCCGGAGAAAGCGTGGAGACCCGTCTCGATTTAACCTCACCCTTCCGCTCGGTGGCGAACCCGCTGAGCTTTATCACCCGCAGCCAGGACAGCCTATCGGCCTTCTTTCAGTTTCGCCTGGACGACGCGTCGATTGGCATGGACACGGGATTTCATCTCGACTAG
- a CDS encoding type 1 glutamine amidotransferase, protein MLEESPLLHKRVLMFVGDIYEDLELWYPKLRLEEAGAKVTVAGPEAGVKYAGKHGYPCVSDARIDDMLEADFDGLVVPGGFMPDVLRRDPAVLKLVADFHASDKLIAAICHGGWIPISAKVYKGVRVTGSPGIKDDLENAGAIFENASVVVDRHFVSSRRPGDLPDFCKAIIAVLALQGK, encoded by the coding sequence ATGTTGGAAGAGAGCCCCTTGCTGCACAAGCGCGTCTTGATGTTCGTGGGCGATATCTACGAAGACCTGGAACTGTGGTACCCCAAGTTGCGGCTGGAAGAGGCCGGGGCCAAGGTGACCGTGGCGGGTCCCGAAGCCGGCGTGAAGTACGCGGGGAAGCACGGCTACCCGTGCGTGTCGGATGCACGGATCGACGACATGCTCGAAGCCGATTTTGACGGCCTGGTCGTGCCGGGCGGCTTCATGCCCGATGTGCTCCGGCGCGACCCGGCGGTGCTGAAGCTGGTGGCCGATTTTCACGCGTCCGACAAACTCATCGCAGCCATCTGTCACGGCGGGTGGATTCCCATTTCCGCCAAGGTGTACAAGGGCGTTCGCGTGACGGGATCACCCGGCATCAAAGACGACCTGGAGAATGCGGGGGCAATCTTTGAGAACGCTTCCGTGGTGGTGGATCGGCACTTTGTGTCGAGCCGGCGCCCCGGCGACCTGCCCGACTTCTGCAAGGCGATCATTGCGGTGCTGGCATTGCAGGGGAAATAG
- a CDS encoding transcriptional regulator, with the protein MAGNTARKTGTAKSAPKAVSAAETETTVNLNRLIHERTRLALVSALAVNDRLTFTELKKLLDTTDGNLSVHARKLEEAGYIACTKGFEGRVPRTEYTITREGKKVLKDYLNHMERIIGAIRKDVK; encoded by the coding sequence ATGGCAGGCAATACCGCCCGCAAGACGGGCACGGCAAAAAGCGCGCCCAAGGCCGTCTCCGCCGCGGAGACGGAGACGACCGTCAACTTGAACCGCCTCATCCACGAGCGCACCCGCCTGGCCCTGGTCAGCGCCCTCGCCGTGAACGACCGGCTCACCTTCACCGAGCTGAAGAAACTCCTCGATACGACCGACGGCAACCTCAGCGTGCACGCGCGCAAGCTGGAAGAAGCGGGCTATATCGCCTGCACCAAAGGCTTCGAAGGCCGTGTGCCCCGGACGGAGTACACCATCACGCGCGAGGGCAAGAAAGTATTGAAGGACTACCTCAACCACATGGAGCGCATCATCGGCGCAATCCGCAAGGATGTGAAGTAA
- a CDS encoding cold shock and DUF1294 domain-containing protein — protein MRLEGTITTWKDDQGYGFITPDNGGPQIFVHIKAFPDSLIRPRPGDPVPFELGEDDRGRPRATRVRRERFAVQTPAASISAPLLLLAAIALTIVGLLTVAGQLPLVILDVYLIASGITFLAYWQDKAAARKNQWRTAERTLHLLGIVGGWPGALIAQQVFRHKSSKTSFQLVFWLTVFANIGVLAWFLTPHGAVALRDVMQSMANS, from the coding sequence ATGCGACTCGAAGGCACCATCACCACCTGGAAGGACGACCAGGGCTACGGCTTTATCACGCCCGACAACGGCGGGCCCCAAATCTTCGTCCATATCAAGGCATTCCCCGACAGCCTGATTCGACCGCGGCCCGGCGACCCTGTGCCCTTTGAGCTGGGCGAAGACGACCGTGGCAGGCCACGGGCAACGCGTGTACGTCGCGAGCGATTTGCTGTCCAGACTCCCGCCGCCTCGATTTCTGCCCCGCTTCTGCTGCTCGCCGCCATCGCGCTGACCATCGTCGGGCTGTTGACCGTGGCAGGCCAGCTCCCGCTGGTCATACTGGATGTCTACCTGATCGCCAGTGGTATCACGTTTCTCGCATATTGGCAGGACAAAGCCGCCGCGAGGAAGAATCAGTGGCGAACTGCGGAGAGAACCCTGCACCTCCTGGGCATTGTCGGAGGTTGGCCGGGCGCGCTGATTGCCCAACAGGTTTTTCGCCACAAGTCCAGCAAGACGTCCTTCCAGCTTGTATTCTGGCTTACCGTCTTCGCGAATATCGGTGTACTCGCCTGGTTCCTCACACCCCACGGCGCTGTCGCCCTTCGAGACGTCATGCAGTCTATGGCCAATTCGTAG